The Musa acuminata AAA Group cultivar baxijiao chromosome BXJ1-8, Cavendish_Baxijiao_AAA, whole genome shotgun sequence genomic sequence AGTTCATTTATTATTGAGTCCAAGTAGCAGCAAGACTCATTTATTGAAGCAGCAGTATCACTCCAAGAGGTCTAGTTCGGTGCTAGATAAAGTCCGATGGCATCAATCATGGCGCCCGCACGTCCAAAGAAGCCAACGATCTTACCCGAGGCTACAGGAATGGAGAAAGGTTTTCCGCCACTGGAGCCGAAAGGTCCAAAGCTTTCCTTGTTGGTCGTCAGCGTCAGGTTCCTCACCAGAGTGATTTCCCACATCGTATCCACAGACCCCTCGACGCCCACAAGATACTCGTCCTCTTGCAGAGAAATCTGAACAA encodes the following:
- the LOC135587876 gene encoding mannose/glucose-specific lectin-like, coding for MAGEIKVGPWGGNGGSEWDMGAADRIIKIDIFASEVIAGILITFTRNGQKETKLFGSILGDPHPISLQEDEYLVGVEGSVDTMWEITLVRNLTLTTNKESFGPFGSSGGKPFSIPVASGKIVGFFGRAGAMIDAIGLYLAPN